The stretch of DNA AGTAACGGTCAAGGCAGGATCAAAGCTCGAATTCGGGATTGCCGACGGAAAGCGCGGTGCTCAGGCGCTCTCAGTGCGCGTTCTTGAAGCGCCGCCGAGTCTGGCAAAGCTGAGCCGCAAGCCGGCCGACGACATGGCGATCATTGTCGAGGACCTGGTGAAACTGCTCGACGGAATCGGCGCCAACCTGCGCCGTGGCCGCTACCCCGAGTCGGCACATGGCCGCACGATTGCCGCCATGCTGCGCAAGGTTGCCGAGGAACTCGATGCGTAATGACGAGTCGCCGGCTCTCGGGGCAGACGAGACGCTGCTTGCTGCGGTCGATGTTGCGCGCACGGCGCTTCTGCAGATCACCCCGGCCGACACGATCGGTGAGCCGCTCGGGCACGTCGTCGAAGACGAGCACGTGTTGTCGTTGCTTTTCGATTGCCTGCTCTCGGGGTACCCGGGCTGGCACTGGACCGTCACACTCTCACGCATCGACAACAACG from Leifsonia psychrotolerans encodes:
- a CDS encoding cold-shock protein, producing the protein MPTGKVKFYDEEKGFGFISSDDGQEVFLHASALPAGVTVKAGSKLEFGIADGKRGAQALSVRVLEAPPSLAKLSRKPADDMAIIVEDLVKLLDGIGANLRRGRYPESAHGRTIAAMLRKVAEELDA